ACTCGTGCTGCCATCGAAGAAGGTATCGTTGCAGGTGGTGGAGTAGCGTTGATTCGTGCTATCGAAGCGTTAGATGCCGTTGTAGGTTCTAACGATGACGAGATCACGGGTATCAACATCATCCGTCAGGCGCTTGAATCACCATTACGCACTATTGTAGCTAACGCCGGTGGCGAAGGCTCCGTAGTTGTCAATAATGTTAAAGCAGGCAAAGGCGGTTATGGATACAACGCAAAAAATGACACTTACGAAGACCTTGCGGCCGCCGGTATCATTGATCCTAAGAAAGTAACCCGTTTGGCTTTGGAAAACGCCGCCTCTATTGCAGGTATGCTGTTGACCACCGAATGTATGATCGCTGACGAACCGGAAGAAAATGCCGGTGCGGGCGCAGGTGGCCACGGTCACGGCGGAGGCGGTATGGGCGGCATGATGTAAGATCATTCATCCCACAACATAGTTTAAACAAAAGCCCTCAACCCTGATGAGGGCTTTTGTTTTTTGGGGAAGGTGACTTTTGCCGTTTTGCGGAACTCGAAAGCGTTCGGCGATTTGATTTATCGGACTATTTTTTCGACAGCCCTTTTGGATTTTACTTTTTATAAACTTAACCCTTTATTGTGGCATGGTTTTTTCAGAACAATACTATGGGTAAACAGGAGACCTACGGTCAATTTTCTGAGAAGCACCCTTTTTCAAAAAGTAATGCGTACCTTTGCAGACTTTCTTTTTTTATATAAAACAAATCCTGCACACTAAATTGAGCGTTATTCCACTCTATTCTGACCCTCCAAACCTATTCCCTGTCCATTTGAATTTCTTCGTAAACAGAGGTATTCACCCATTTTAATTTATCAGGGGAAGCATCCTTTACAAGAAATTTTATTTATATTTAATTTTCCAAACTTTACTGTCAAATTGACAGCTTGCCCTATGAATCTCGACCCAAACGAACTATATACCCGATTAATGTTAGCCGATTCTGATTTAGACAGTCTTGAAATATTGCCCCTTGGCAGCCCGGACAATGATGACGAACCTATCGAAATGCCGGAAGAATTACCGATTCTACCCCTACGCAATACCGTATTGTTTCCGGGAATGGTCATTCCTGTGACCGTTGGCCGTCAGAAATCCATTCGGTTAGTTAAAAAAGCCTATAAAGGTGACCGTATTATTGGTGTGATTGCCCAACAAAATCAAGACAAAGCCGAGCCTACCAGCAGCGATCTGTTTGGCATCGGCACCATGGGATACATCATTAAAATGATCACCCTTCCGGATGGCAATACAACCATTATTTTGCAGGGGCGTCAGCGTTTTCGCGTCAAAGACTATGTACGCGAAGACCCTTATATGATCGCTCAGGTAAGTGCCATCGAAGATTATTTCCCTAATCAAAACAAAAAAGAATCCAAGGCCCTCATTCAATCGCTGCGCGATTCAGCCCATAAGATATTACGACTCAACCCCGATATTCCGCAGGAAGCCCGCATTGCGTTGGATAACATTGAAAGTCCGACCTTTTTGACACACTTTTTATCCTCCAACCTCAACGCTGACGTATCTGATAAACAGGAATTGCTCGAAAAACCAACGATTCCTGAACAGGCTACCAAGTTGTTGGAATTAATGATGCGGGAAATTCAAATGCTGGAACTCAAGCGCGATATTCAGTCGAAGGCCAGTTCAGACATCGACCAACAACAACGCGATTATTTTTTACGTCAACAAATAAAGGTGCTGCAGGACGAGCTTGGGATGGAGACACCCGAGCGTGAACTGGAAGATATACGCCTCCGGGCCGCTAAGAAAAAATGGCCTGAAGCCGTAAAAAAGCATTTTGAGAAAGAATCTCAAAAACTACAGCGTATCAACCCAATGGCCCCCGATTATCCAGTTACGCTCAATTATCTTGAGTTGATGGTCGATTTGCCCTGGGGAGAATTTACTAAGGATAACTTTGACCTCAAACGAGCGCAAAAAGTACTGGATACCGACCACTTCGGCCTGGAAAAGGTCAAGGAGCGTATCATTGAATACCTGGCCGTTCTGAAGTTAAAAAACAGCCTTAAAGCACCAATCCTTTGCCTTTATGGCCCTCCAGGAGTAGGAAAAACCTCTCTGGGAAAATCTATCGCCAAAGCGCTCGGCCGGAAGTACATCCGAATGGCGTTGGGCGGATTGCACGATGAGGCCGAAATTCGCGGCCACCGTAAAACTTACATCGGCGCCATGCCGGGGAAAGTCATTCAAAACATCAGGAAATCAGGCTCCTCCAACCCGGTCTTTATTCTGGACGAAATTGACAAAGTAGGCTCTGATTTCAGAGGCGACCCGGCATCGGCCCTGCTTGAGGTACTTGACCCGGAACAAAACAATGCGTTTTCTGACAATTACCTGGAAGTGGAATATGACCTTTCGAAGGTACTGTTTGTAGCAACCGCCAATTCACTCGAAACCATTCACCCCGCCCTGCGCGACCGGATGGAAATCATTGAATTGACGGGCTACACCGTAGAGGAGAAATTACAGATTGCCAAAAAATACTTAATTCCTAAACAACGCAAAGACCACGGTTTGGAAACCAAAGCTTTCAGCGTTGATGATAAGGCTGTTCTTAAAATCATTGAGCATTACACCCGTGAATCAGGGGTGCGTAATTTAGAGCAAAAAATCGGGGCATTGGTACGTAAAGTAGCGAAGTCCATCGCTCTGGAAGAAGAGTATGCCAAACCCATCAAGACTGAACACATTGAAAAACTGCTGGGTGCCGAAATCTTTGACAAAGACCTCTATCAAGACAACGACACCGCCGGCGTAGTGACGGGCTTGGCCTGGACCTCCGTAGGGGGAGAGATTCTGTTTATTGAATCCAGTCTGAGTCGCGGCAAAGGAGGCTTAACGCTTTCGGGTCAATTGGGAGATGTCATGAAAGAATCGGCGGTCACCGCTCTCTCCTACCTTAAAGCCCACTCTGACGCGTTGGATATTGACTATCGGGTATTCAACCATTACGATCTGCACATTCATATTCCCGCCGGAGCTGTTCCCAAAGATGGTCCGTCGGCAGGAATCACAATGTTGACTTCCATTGCTTCTATCTTTACACAGCGTCGAGTTAAGCCTCAGCTTGCCATGACGGGGGAGATCACGCTGCGCGGTAAGGTTTTGCCGGTAGGCGGCATCAAAGAGAAAATTCTGGCGGCCGCCCGTGCCGGGGTGACCGAGATCATCATGTGTCACAAAAACCGTAAGGATGTAGAAGAGATCAACGGTAACTACGTAAAAACCTTAAAGTTTCACTACGTCGAAAATGTAGACGAAGTACTTGCCATTGCGTTATTGCCCGAAAAAGTAAAGAAATCAACGCCTTTCATTTTTCCGGACGATACCAAAAAGCAGTCGATTCCGGAGAACGTCAACTGACGAATTTATTTATAACGACATATACGAAAAGAGGCTGCGACGATACCGTCGCAGCCTCTTTTCGTATATGCTCTTTTTAAAATATAACTTCCTATACCAAATACTCTTCCACCGCGGTTTCGGCATGGACTCGGGCATTGTTCAGGAACTGTTCAATTCTATTCATCGCAATGGTCAACTCGTCCACGCTGGGCAATGTGACGATACGGAAATGGTCCGGCTTGATATAGTTGAAGCCTGTTCCGGAAACGACCAATACTTTTTGTTCAGCCAATAATTGAAAAACAAATTCTTCGTCATTCTTAAAGTCAAACTTACGAAGATCTATGCGAGGGAAAACGTACAATGAGCCCTTGGGTTTTACGCAACTGATGCCCGGAATGGCCGTCAAACGATCATAGATGAGGTTCATCTGCTTGTGTAAACGCCCCGTTGGCAATACCAGGTCCTGAATGCTTTGGTAACCGCCCAACGCCGTTTGAATGGCGTATTGGGTAGGAACATTGGCACATAAACGCATACTTGCTAAAAAAGTCAGTCCTTCAATGTAGGATTTAGCTTTGTGTTTTGCACCGCTCAAAATCAACCAACCACCTCGAAAACCCGCCGAACGGTAGTTTTTGGAGAGTCCGCCAAACGTAACACACAGGGTATCCTGCACCATGGTCGCTACGGGATAATGAACGGCACCGTCGTACAGGATTTTATCATATATCTCATCTGAAAAAAGAATCAGCCGATGTCTTTCCGCAATTTCAGCCACGCGACGCACAATATCTTTATCGTATACAGCTCCCGTTGGATTGTTGGGATTGATCATCACGATCCCTTTGGTTCGCGGCGTAATTTTGCTTTCCAGATCGTCCAGATCGGGATTCCAGTCACTTTGCTCGTCGCATATGTAATGAACAGGTTTGCCGCCGCTTAGCGCCACTGAGGTGGTCCAAAGCGGATAATCGGGAGAGGGTACCAGAATTTCGTCTCCCTCGTTGAGCAATGCCTGCATCGACATGACGATCAACTCACTCACGCCATTGCCAATGTATACATCATTGATATCCACGCCCTTGATGCCCTGTGTTTGGGTATAGTGCATGACCGCTTTCCGCGCCGCAAATAATCCTCTTGAATCTACATACCCCTGCGCATTGCGAATGTTAAGGATGATGTCGTGAATGATCTCATCAGGAGCATCAAAGCCAAAGGGGGCAGGATTCCCGATATTCAGGTTGAAGATCTTGTATCCTTGGCTTTCCAATTCCAGGGCTTTTTCGTACACGGGGCCTCGGATATCATACCGCAGATGTTCAAGGCGTTTGCTTTTCAGGATTTGCATAATCAGTAGTCAGAAACCGGTAGCGAGGATTATGTGGGTAATTCCCCCAAAGTTAATCCTCACTACTTAATATTATAGGTTTATCGGCGCCGGTTGTTCTTGTTACTTCTGAACTTATCGCGGTCACGATCGCGATCACGGTTTCGATTATTATTATTGCCGTTAGGATTAGCGTTCGTATTCCGGTTGTTGGGGGGGGTATTGCTTCGTTCGCGGTTATTGTTAGTACTGTTAAAACCACCGCGATTACTTTGAAGATTGCGCTGATACCGCTCCACGTTCGTTCCTTTATCTCGAGGAGTAGATTCTACCAATCCATTCTGGCGCAAATAGGCCAATTCTTCTTTTAAACGCCCGCCCGATACTTCGTCCAATTGCGTAAATACAATATTATCATCGGGATTATCTTTGTTCCAGGTATTATAGAACGTACGCATCTGACGAATCAGATACGAAATAAACGCTAATTTTTCGTCTTTATCCTGACAGTCAATGGCTTTTTGTACCAGCAAAAGCAAGTTTTTTCCGTACTGTTTATAGCGAATATTCGACTGGTTATAGGGAACCCGCAGCGGTTTTTTGCCCACGGCTTCGGGCGAGGGAGGCGCAAAAGGACTTTCTACATCCAACTTAAAGTTGGTCATAATGTACAGATCATCCCACAGTTTTTGGGAATAATCCTGACCATCACGCATATTTGGGTGTATTTGCCGCATCAATTCGACCAAAATGTGCGCGTAGAGGGTGCGCTTTTCACGGTCTTGCAGATCAACAAGGTAATCAGCTAATTTTTGGACGTTACTTCCGTATTCTTTCAATGGAGTTAATATTTAATAACATAGCAAAGTTACGAAAAATCAAGATACTTTGGCAAAATGAGTCGCTCGTCGTAATTTTGAAACTTCGTTTTTTTGTCAATCTGACAAAATTAACGAATAAACACAAACGGATAACCAATCGAATCCCTGCAATGAGTAAAAAAGTAGATGTCAGTATAGCGTTTTACGGCAAGCCATATCAGGCTATCGTCACCATCAAAACATTATTAAAATACAGCGGTCAGCACATTGACAAGATTTATATCTCCCGCGAACGTCTTCAGCCGCACAACGACTATATCGGCATCTTCAAAATCATTGATTATTTCCGCAATACCGACGTTAACCTGGTCATCCAAAACTCGCATTATTTTTTAGGATTAGGCGTTTCCGATTATGAGCGGGCCAAGACCGACACCCGCTATCGCCAAAGTATCATGTATCAATATCCGTTGGAAATGACAGACAAAAAATACCTCTGCATTATGCACAACGACATGCTGTTTTATGGAGATATGATCGGTGACATGCTGAAGGAGTTTGAAAAAGGCCCGGCCAATCTCACGGGTGTAGGCTCCATCGGCCAGTGCTGGAGCTGCCCTGCCGGACCGGATTGGGGCAACAAATGCCATTCCACCAAATTTGAAGAATACGTGCCAACGCAGGAAGAAGCCATTGCATTGACCGAAAAATACCCTACACCACGCCGTGATATTCAGCTTAGGGTAATCAAAAGCGGACGGGTACACATCCTGCCTGAATGCCGCCTTAATGAATATTGTGCCATGATCGATGTGGAAAAATACCGCAGGGAAACTCTCCCCAACGGCGACATCGGGTGCTATGGCGGTGGCTGGAACGGCGTAGATACCGCCACGGTCTGGTCGCACGATATGTATAAACGCGGCTATACATTTCGTCATTTAACCCTGGAAGATTACACACGCCACGCGGCTTTTGATACAACAGGCAGCGGTACCAAAGCCAATTCGAGTTCAGAAACGTACTGGAATGCGGAAAAGAATGCAGAAAAGTACCTCATCGAAAACTACGGGCCGATTCATTTCAGTTCATACGTATCGTTGGCCAATGCCTACGATACATTCAAACGGAAAGCCTGGCTCGGACTCATTCATACGGTTGGCTTTGCCAAAAAACTGATCGGTAAGCAGTAAGTCATTGTATTTTTGCGCACGCAGAGAAGCATAGGTCGGCCTTTTTTGGGGCGGCTTCCCATCTTTGCGTGATTTTTTATAATTTTAGGTTTCTTAACCTTCTCCCTGCTCCATGGCCCTTAATTACATCTGGATTGGATTTTTCCTGATATCATTTGTTGTTGCTTTAATCAAATTCATTTTTTCAGGCGACACTGAGATCTTCAAGTTGATCGTCGAAGGAATGTTTGATTCCGCCAAGGTCGCCGTAATGGATATCGCCCTGCCGCTGGCCGGTGTGATGACGTTCTTTTTAGGATTGCTTAATATCGGGGAAAAAGCGGGAGCCATCAACTTTCTGGCTCGAATCATCGGTCCTTTTTTCAATCAGCTGTTTCCGGAAGTCCCTAAAAACCACCCTGCTAACGGTCAGATGATCATGAACTTTTCGGCCAATATGCTGGGCCTTGACAATGCTGCCACGCCTTTTGGCCTGCGCGCCATGCAAAGTCTTCAGGAGCTGAACCCTACCAAGGAAACCGCCAGCAATGCCCAGATCATGTTTTTGGTTCTTCATACCTCAGGCTTGACCATTATTCCGCTGGGTGTGATGGCGCAGCGCTCTATTCTGGGCGCGCAGGACCCATCCGATATTCTCATTCCCTGCCTGATT
Above is a window of Runella slithyformis DSM 19594 DNA encoding:
- the lon gene encoding endopeptidase La is translated as MNLDPNELYTRLMLADSDLDSLEILPLGSPDNDDEPIEMPEELPILPLRNTVLFPGMVIPVTVGRQKSIRLVKKAYKGDRIIGVIAQQNQDKAEPTSSDLFGIGTMGYIIKMITLPDGNTTIILQGRQRFRVKDYVREDPYMIAQVSAIEDYFPNQNKKESKALIQSLRDSAHKILRLNPDIPQEARIALDNIESPTFLTHFLSSNLNADVSDKQELLEKPTIPEQATKLLELMMREIQMLELKRDIQSKASSDIDQQQRDYFLRQQIKVLQDELGMETPERELEDIRLRAAKKKWPEAVKKHFEKESQKLQRINPMAPDYPVTLNYLELMVDLPWGEFTKDNFDLKRAQKVLDTDHFGLEKVKERIIEYLAVLKLKNSLKAPILCLYGPPGVGKTSLGKSIAKALGRKYIRMALGGLHDEAEIRGHRKTYIGAMPGKVIQNIRKSGSSNPVFILDEIDKVGSDFRGDPASALLEVLDPEQNNAFSDNYLEVEYDLSKVLFVATANSLETIHPALRDRMEIIELTGYTVEEKLQIAKKYLIPKQRKDHGLETKAFSVDDKAVLKIIEHYTRESGVRNLEQKIGALVRKVAKSIALEEEYAKPIKTEHIEKLLGAEIFDKDLYQDNDTAGVVTGLAWTSVGGEILFIESSLSRGKGGLTLSGQLGDVMKESAVTALSYLKAHSDALDIDYRVFNHYDLHIHIPAGAVPKDGPSAGITMLTSIASIFTQRRVKPQLAMTGEITLRGKVLPVGGIKEKILAAARAGVTEIIMCHKNRKDVEEINGNYVKTLKFHYVENVDEVLAIALLPEKVKKSTPFIFPDDTKKQSIPENVN
- a CDS encoding pyridoxal phosphate-dependent aminotransferase, translated to MQILKSKRLEHLRYDIRGPVYEKALELESQGYKIFNLNIGNPAPFGFDAPDEIIHDIILNIRNAQGYVDSRGLFAARKAVMHYTQTQGIKGVDINDVYIGNGVSELIVMSMQALLNEGDEILVPSPDYPLWTTSVALSGGKPVHYICDEQSDWNPDLDDLESKITPRTKGIVMINPNNPTGAVYDKDIVRRVAEIAERHRLILFSDEIYDKILYDGAVHYPVATMVQDTLCVTFGGLSKNYRSAGFRGGWLILSGAKHKAKSYIEGLTFLASMRLCANVPTQYAIQTALGGYQSIQDLVLPTGRLHKQMNLIYDRLTAIPGISCVKPKGSLYVFPRIDLRKFDFKNDEEFVFQLLAEQKVLVVSGTGFNYIKPDHFRIVTLPSVDELTIAMNRIEQFLNNARVHAETAVEEYLV
- a CDS encoding DUF4290 domain-containing protein; translated protein: MKEYGSNVQKLADYLVDLQDREKRTLYAHILVELMRQIHPNMRDGQDYSQKLWDDLYIMTNFKLDVESPFAPPSPEAVGKKPLRVPYNQSNIRYKQYGKNLLLLVQKAIDCQDKDEKLAFISYLIRQMRTFYNTWNKDNPDDNIVFTQLDEVSGGRLKEELAYLRQNGLVESTPRDKGTNVERYQRNLQSNRGGFNSTNNNRERSNTPPNNRNTNANPNGNNNNRNRDRDRDRDKFRSNKNNRRR